The Fusobacterium sp. IOR10 genome has a segment encoding these proteins:
- the tsaE gene encoding tRNA (adenosine(37)-N6)-threonylcarbamoyltransferase complex ATPase subunit type 1 TsaE, with protein MKKIMSFEEIDLLAKNLSNFVNKGDVIALIGNLGTGKTTFTQKFAKSLGVTENLKSPTFNYVLEYFSGRLPLYHFDVYRLSEAEEIYEVGYEDYLNNEGVLLIEWADIIKSELPKEYIEIRFDYNDENSRKIEIKYIGNEKKEKEMLSYVNFGN; from the coding sequence ATGAAAAAAATAATGAGTTTTGAAGAAATTGATTTATTGGCAAAGAATCTTTCAAACTTTGTAAATAAAGGAGATGTAATAGCTTTAATTGGAAATTTAGGAACAGGGAAAACAACTTTTACACAAAAATTTGCTAAATCCTTAGGAGTTACAGAAAATTTAAAAAGTCCCACTTTCAACTATGTTTTAGAATATTTTTCTGGAAGATTGCCCCTTTATCATTTTGATGTATATAGACTTTCAGAGGCAGAGGAAATATATGAAGTAGGTTACGAAGATTACCTAAATAATGAAGGAGTTTTACTAATAGAATGGGCAGATATTATTAAAAGTGAGCTTCCAAAGGAATACATTGAAATACGTTTTGATTATAATGATGAAAATTCAAGAAAAATAGAGATAAAATATATAGGGAACGAAAAAAAAGAAAAGGAGATGTTATCTTATGTTAATTTTGGGAATTGA
- the rfaE2 gene encoding D-glycero-beta-D-manno-heptose 1-phosphate adenylyltransferase — MIIDRKFGKELIEKLKSQNKKVVFTNGCFDILHVGHLRYLNEAKKQGDVLIVGVNSDDSVKRLKGDTRPINGENDRAEMLCGLKPVDYTVIFKEDTPERLIEELQPSIHVKGGDYTKDQLPETKIVESYGGEVRILSFVEGKSTTNILNKIKR; from the coding sequence GTGATAATTGATAGAAAATTTGGAAAAGAACTGATTGAAAAATTAAAATCTCAAAACAAAAAAGTTGTATTTACAAATGGATGCTTTGATATTTTACATGTTGGACATTTAAGATATTTAAATGAAGCTAAAAAACAAGGGGATGTATTAATTGTCGGAGTAAATTCAGATGATTCAGTAAAAAGATTAAAAGGGGATACTAGACCTATAAATGGAGAAAATGACAGAGCTGAAATGCTTTGTGGTTTAAAACCAGTTGATTATACAGTTATTTTTAAAGAGGATACTCCTGAAAGATTAATAGAAGAATTACAACCGTCTATCCATGTAAAGGGTGGAGATTACACTAAAGATCAGTTACCAGAAACAAAAATAGTTGAATCTTATGGGGGAGAAGTAAGAATATTATCTTTTGTAGAGGGAAAATCAACAACAAACATTTTAAACAAAATAAAAAGATAA